In Candidatus Vicinibacter proximus, the following are encoded in one genomic region:
- a CDS encoding T9SS type A sorting domain-containing protein codes for MSKIIYRLTIQLNSFFESTISGFCKILSFSNMMVLLYLLSMSSPLFSQPCLKDTIPPKLDLFQNLEWIMNPSQPYLTTADLIKSLDDDCDSSPRSYFIKPIISKFYPIHYANIGKKEYIQIYAFDKTGNRAVSNTLLHVISPDCANDKIPPIVNCKKYAQFVIDISVKILAKDLVLPEYWENCGSVNFSFDSLQISDTLIRDQTFINKDELIKVFCRDEAGNISSCLTNVAYINVVDPCALDSVAPFIKCKKEITVEMGENSYKEITINEVLVETSDNCSQIFTSFSPNGTSDKVVVGKFNTNSIFNLYATDNSGNQRYCTFKTNIQSSIPDCNNDHSAPFLQCKESIDIYLLGKNDSMQPGDFINLLSDNCDSNPVLSFAEKTILSSIDIPKNKAGTTEQLNVYSNDQSKNQSECITHVRYIPLFHCLGDSIPPTLKCAEQPIVYLSDYDADVYPSSFLAAAFDHCSKANLSFDPEGKLRILRTFSDFYGVDSSFGEISIYGKDDAGNLSVANCKYQRIQMPFLIDLKIPVKLFSTLNDEDFEKVRIIMTTDAGNQTISNIKKYPNPYINFYLRSNEKIINLAIDFPKDSIGNIYTSGSERFETQSIILGKSKFNQPYNFAFADSDCNGEINVIDIVQQYEFARGNLLNDSCVGQFKGLFIDKSGNIIGNSIQFNHSQPDTFGVVLSTVGVLYREEVGHKAFQQNPVREINGEKLFLSTKNINCQSGQHYNIEFVMSDSMLYSGIQFNISYDSSLLILDTIYSNLNLRSRDYHKSIGDTKIVWVNIYNPKIGNIAPRLSLGCTAKNDFKLSDAIRDDYQSISNFAMDNNSKVRPIKIDFSDINQNHEHASEANYILCFPNPTTENVSLVGKMEGASNCTMDIYDAGGLLTNRQLINLSDGRIQHEIRFEHNGLYLVKIMSDNGTTLTHKILVSK; via the coding sequence ATGAGTAAAATTATCTATAGATTAACTATCCAGCTGAACAGCTTTTTTGAGTCAACGATTTCAGGATTTTGTAAAATTTTGAGTTTCTCGAATATGATGGTGCTTCTCTATTTATTGTCTATGAGCTCACCATTATTTAGCCAACCATGCCTCAAAGATACTATTCCGCCTAAATTGGATCTTTTTCAGAACTTGGAGTGGATCATGAATCCATCTCAACCATACCTGACTACTGCAGATCTCATCAAATCTCTTGATGATGATTGTGACTCTTCCCCAAGATCCTATTTTATAAAACCCATTATCTCAAAATTTTATCCAATCCACTACGCCAACATAGGAAAAAAAGAATATATACAAATTTATGCTTTTGACAAAACCGGAAACAGAGCTGTATCTAATACATTGCTGCATGTAATTTCTCCGGATTGTGCAAATGACAAGATACCACCCATAGTCAATTGCAAAAAATATGCTCAATTTGTGATAGACATTTCTGTTAAAATTCTTGCAAAGGATTTGGTCCTTCCGGAATATTGGGAGAATTGTGGCAGTGTAAATTTCTCCTTTGATTCCCTCCAAATCAGTGACACGCTGATTAGAGATCAAACATTTATAAATAAGGATGAATTAATAAAAGTATTTTGCAGAGACGAAGCCGGAAACATCAGCTCTTGTTTGACTAATGTAGCTTATATCAATGTCGTTGATCCTTGCGCGCTGGATTCTGTTGCTCCATTTATAAAGTGCAAAAAAGAAATTACAGTTGAGATGGGTGAAAATTCCTATAAAGAAATAACTATAAATGAAGTATTAGTAGAAACTTCGGACAATTGTTCTCAAATTTTTACATCATTTTCACCAAATGGTACGAGCGATAAGGTGGTAGTCGGCAAATTTAATACCAATAGTATCTTTAATTTATATGCTACAGACAATTCTGGAAATCAACGATACTGTACGTTCAAGACAAACATTCAATCCTCCATTCCGGACTGCAACAACGATCATTCAGCACCATTTCTTCAATGCAAGGAATCAATAGATATCTATTTACTGGGCAAAAATGACAGTATGCAACCCGGTGACTTTATAAATTTATTGTCTGACAATTGTGATTCCAATCCTGTACTGTCTTTTGCAGAAAAAACTATTCTGTCTTCTATTGACATCCCAAAAAATAAAGCCGGTACAACAGAACAACTGAATGTTTATAGCAATGATCAATCAAAAAATCAATCTGAATGCATTACCCATGTAAGGTATATCCCTTTATTTCATTGCCTTGGGGATTCAATTCCTCCTACTTTAAAATGCGCAGAACAACCTATAGTTTATTTGTCAGATTATGATGCAGATGTCTATCCTTCAAGCTTTTTAGCTGCAGCCTTTGACCATTGTTCTAAGGCAAACTTAAGCTTTGATCCGGAAGGGAAGCTTAGAATTCTCCGCACCTTTAGTGATTTCTATGGAGTTGACTCAAGCTTTGGAGAAATATCCATCTATGGAAAGGATGATGCAGGAAATTTATCCGTTGCAAATTGTAAATATCAAAGAATACAAATGCCATTTCTAATTGACCTCAAAATACCGGTAAAATTATTTTCTACTCTGAATGATGAGGATTTTGAAAAGGTAAGAATTATAATGACAACTGATGCAGGAAATCAGACTATTTCCAATATAAAAAAATATCCAAATCCTTATATTAATTTCTACCTTCGCTCCAATGAAAAAATTATCAACCTTGCAATAGATTTTCCAAAAGATAGTATAGGTAATATATATACAAGCGGCAGTGAAAGATTTGAGACCCAATCAATCATTCTTGGCAAATCCAAATTCAATCAACCATATAATTTTGCTTTTGCAGACTCTGATTGCAATGGAGAAATAAATGTTATAGACATTGTTCAGCAATATGAATTCGCACGTGGAAATCTTTTAAATGACAGCTGTGTGGGGCAATTTAAAGGCCTGTTTATCGATAAATCCGGAAATATAATTGGAAATTCTATCCAATTTAACCATTCACAACCTGATACCTTTGGGGTGGTTCTAAGTACGGTTGGGGTCCTTTACAGGGAGGAAGTTGGACATAAAGCCTTCCAACAAAACCCTGTTCGGGAAATAAATGGTGAAAAACTATTTCTAAGTACAAAAAATATTAATTGTCAATCCGGCCAGCATTATAATATTGAATTTGTGATGTCTGATTCGATGCTGTACAGCGGAATACAGTTTAATATTTCCTACGACTCTTCCTTACTGATTTTGGATACCATTTATTCAAATTTGAACTTGAGGTCCCGAGATTATCATAAATCCATCGGGGATACAAAAATAGTATGGGTAAATATTTACAATCCAAAAATTGGAAATATTGCTCCAAGACTAAGTTTGGGTTGCACTGCAAAGAATGATTTTAAACTCAGTGATGCCATAAGGGACGACTACCAATCAATCAGCAATTTTGCGATGGATAATAATTCCAAAGTGCGTCCAATTAAAATTGATTTTTCCGACATCAATCAAAATCATGAACATGCGTCCGAAGCCAATTACATTTTATGCTTTCCCAATCCAACTACAGAAAATGTTTCGCTGGTAGGTAAAATGGAAGGTGCTTCGAATTGCACAATGGATATCTATGATGCAGGTGGCCTGTTAACCAATCGCCAACTTATAAATCTTTCGGATGGTCGTATTCAGCATGAGATTAGATTTGAGCACAATGGATTGTATCTTGTAAAAATAATGAGTGACAATGGAACTACACTTACCCACAAAATATTGGTAAGTAAATAA
- the speB gene encoding agmatinase, producing the protein MNKSYKLATKTYAGIPDKFAKADKAEVILTSIPYDGTSTWGKGADKGFKAFLFASENMELFDIETNSEPYKHGVFLEKPLEVKNDSPEQMVKKVYKKTKELLKKEKFLTFFGGEHSVSIGVLRAYAEKYENLTVLQLDAHTDLRQEYHGSKYNHACAVAEAQRDTNLIQVGIRSMDIEEKKYLEPSKVYFAHNIMDNDYWMEESIKKMTDKVYITLDLDVFDSSLMPSTGTPEPGGMEWYQVLQYLRMVFQRKEVVGFDIVELAPNPHNPAPDFLTAKLYYKMLAYLFDKKRS; encoded by the coding sequence ATGAATAAATCCTATAAGCTTGCCACTAAAACATATGCAGGCATTCCAGATAAATTCGCGAAAGCAGATAAAGCAGAGGTAATCCTTACTTCTATTCCTTATGATGGAACGAGTACCTGGGGTAAGGGTGCTGATAAGGGCTTTAAAGCCTTTCTATTTGCATCAGAGAATATGGAACTGTTTGATATAGAAACCAACTCAGAGCCATACAAACACGGAGTATTTCTCGAAAAGCCATTAGAGGTAAAAAATGACAGTCCTGAACAAATGGTTAAGAAGGTTTACAAAAAAACCAAGGAATTATTAAAAAAAGAAAAGTTTCTTACCTTCTTTGGTGGAGAACATTCGGTGAGTATTGGCGTCCTTAGGGCGTATGCTGAAAAGTATGAAAATCTTACGGTACTGCAATTGGATGCGCATACGGATTTAAGACAGGAATACCATGGGAGCAAATACAATCATGCTTGTGCAGTTGCGGAAGCACAGAGAGATACCAATCTGATCCAGGTGGGCATTCGCAGTATGGATATTGAAGAAAAAAAATATTTGGAGCCTTCCAAAGTATATTTTGCACATAACATAATGGACAATGACTACTGGATGGAAGAGTCAATAAAAAAAATGACAGATAAGGTTTACATCACTTTGGATTTAGATGTATTTGATTCTTCCTTGATGCCGAGTACAGGAACTCCTGAACCAGGTGGTATGGAATGGTATCAGGTACTACAATATTTGCGAATGGTATTTCAAAGAAAAGAGGTAGTTGGATTTGATATTGTTGAATTAGCACCAAATCCCCATAATCCTGCGCCTGATTTTCTAACTGCAAAGCTTTACTACAAAATGTTGGCGTATTTATTTGACAAAAAAAGATCTTAA
- a CDS encoding arginine decarboxylase, with protein sequence MVHNKYFDLIDQSYYFPQDGFDLEKDELIFNGIPLMMLIEKYGTPFKMTYLPKIGDQIKKAKNFFNKSMKSVGYKGKYFYCYCTKCCHFSYVLEEVLQHDVQLETSSAFDIDLILNLYKNGKIDKERIIVNNGFKTKQYLHNIANLINSGFKNVIPVIDNKFEFDSYEQMVHKKTKMGIRVATEEEPMFEFYTSRLGIRSSEIVQFCKDRFTNHSKFELNMLHFFVDTGIKDTTYYWGELKKGIKTYIELKKNFSSLQAINIGGGLPIRNSLGFEFDYKYMIHQIVQLLKEACEEENIEEPDIYTEFGKYTVGESGATIFSVLEQKQQNDSEIWYMVDNSLMNTLPDSWGIAERFILLPVNKWHNEYRRVNIGGLSCDNSDYYNTEAQNQQLFLPQYERDDKEPLYLGFFHTGAYQDALSGYGGIKHCLIPSPKHLLVDRDENGNLVDWVYSEEQTAKDMLKILGYK encoded by the coding sequence ATGGTACACAATAAATACTTTGATCTCATAGATCAATCTTATTACTTTCCGCAAGATGGCTTTGATTTGGAAAAAGATGAATTGATCTTTAATGGGATTCCGCTGATGATGCTCATTGAGAAATATGGCACCCCATTCAAAATGACCTACCTCCCCAAAATAGGAGACCAAATTAAGAAAGCCAAAAATTTCTTCAATAAGTCCATGAAGTCTGTGGGCTATAAAGGCAAATACTTTTATTGCTATTGCACCAAATGCTGCCATTTCTCTTATGTGTTGGAAGAAGTGCTGCAACATGATGTACAGCTTGAAACATCTTCTGCTTTTGACATCGACCTTATTCTGAATTTATACAAAAACGGAAAAATAGATAAAGAAAGAATCATTGTAAACAATGGTTTTAAAACCAAACAATACCTCCACAACATTGCAAATTTGATAAACTCAGGATTCAAAAACGTGATTCCTGTAATCGATAACAAATTTGAATTTGATTCCTATGAACAAATGGTTCATAAGAAAACTAAAATGGGCATCAGGGTGGCTACAGAAGAAGAACCCATGTTTGAATTTTACACTTCCAGATTAGGTATCAGATCGTCTGAAATCGTACAGTTCTGTAAAGACAGGTTCACCAATCATTCAAAGTTTGAACTGAACATGCTGCATTTTTTTGTAGACACTGGGATTAAGGATACAACCTACTACTGGGGGGAACTTAAGAAAGGCATTAAAACATACATTGAATTAAAAAAGAATTTTTCTTCTCTTCAGGCCATCAATATTGGCGGTGGACTTCCGATTAGAAATTCCCTTGGTTTTGAATTTGATTACAAGTACATGATCCACCAAATCGTGCAACTTCTCAAGGAAGCCTGCGAGGAAGAAAACATTGAAGAACCGGATATCTATACAGAATTTGGAAAATATACTGTAGGTGAAAGTGGTGCTACCATATTCTCGGTGTTGGAACAAAAGCAACAAAATGATTCTGAAATCTGGTACATGGTGGACAATTCTTTAATGAATACACTACCGGACAGTTGGGGAATCGCTGAGCGCTTTATTCTCCTTCCAGTGAACAAGTGGCACAATGAATACCGCAGAGTGAACATTGGAGGATTGAGTTGCGACAATTCAGATTATTACAATACGGAAGCTCAAAATCAACAATTGTTTTTACCTCAATACGAACGTGATGATAAAGAGCCTTTGTATTTAGGTTTTTTCCATACAGGAGCCTATCAGGATGCCTTGTCAGGTTATGGAGGTATAAAACATTGCCTCATTCCTTCCCCAAAACATTTGTTGGTGGATAGAGATGAAAATGGAAATCTGGTAGATTGGGTTTACAGTGAAGAGCAGACTGCAAAAGATATGCTAAAGATTCTGGGTTACAAATAG
- a CDS encoding deoxyhypusine synthase family protein, with the protein MNKGPVSQFISHHYRHFNAAALVDAAKGYETHLMEGGKMMVTLAGAMSTAELGVSLAEMIRQGKVDIISCTGANLEEDLMNLVAHSHYKRIPNYRDLTPQEEWALLEKGLNRVTDTCIPEEEAFRRLQKHIFELWKKADNNGERYFPHEYMYKMLLSGILQQYYEIDPKNSWMIAAAERNLPIVCPGWEDSTMGNIFASYVIKSEIKASTMKSGIEYMVYLSDWYRKNSAGKGVGFFQIGGGIAGDFPICVVPMMYQDLEWHDVPFWSYFCQISDSTTSYGSYSGAVPNEKITWGKLDINTPKFIVESDATIVAPLIFAWILGW; encoded by the coding sequence ATGAACAAGGGCCCTGTTTCACAATTTATATCACATCATTACAGACATTTTAATGCCGCAGCGCTTGTCGACGCGGCTAAAGGATACGAAACACATTTAATGGAGGGTGGAAAAATGATGGTGACCCTTGCAGGCGCAATGAGCACTGCTGAGTTGGGCGTTTCACTTGCAGAGATGATTCGCCAGGGAAAGGTGGATATCATCTCCTGTACGGGCGCAAATCTTGAGGAAGACTTAATGAATCTTGTGGCACACAGTCATTACAAAAGAATCCCAAATTACAGAGACCTCACACCGCAGGAGGAGTGGGCCTTACTTGAAAAAGGACTCAACAGAGTAACGGATACTTGTATTCCTGAAGAAGAAGCTTTTAGAAGGTTGCAAAAACACATTTTTGAATTGTGGAAAAAAGCCGACAACAATGGTGAGCGATATTTTCCGCATGAGTACATGTACAAAATGTTACTCAGCGGTATTCTTCAACAATATTATGAAATTGATCCAAAAAATTCCTGGATGATTGCTGCTGCAGAGCGCAATCTGCCTATAGTTTGTCCGGGCTGGGAGGATTCCACTATGGGGAATATTTTTGCTTCCTACGTGATCAAATCTGAAATCAAGGCCAGTACCATGAAAAGTGGAATAGAATACATGGTTTACCTTTCAGATTGGTATAGGAAAAATTCTGCCGGAAAAGGAGTGGGATTTTTTCAAATCGGTGGTGGAATTGCAGGGGATTTCCCTATTTGCGTAGTGCCCATGATGTATCAGGATTTAGAATGGCATGATGTGCCATTTTGGTCCTATTTCTGTCAAATTTCTGATTCCACAACTTCTTACGGATCTTATTCGGGCGCTGTTCCAAACGAAAAAATAACGTGGGGAAAATTAGACATCAATACGCCTAAATTCATTGTAGAAAGTGATGCAACTATTGTTGCTCCTCTGATTTTTGCGTGGATATTAGGTTGGTAA
- a CDS encoding amino acid permease produces MLKGIFRRKKISQIGDESLHDDHMHKVLSVRDLTALGIAAIVGAGIFSTIGTAAAEGGPGVVFLFLFTAVACGFAAFCYAEFASMIPVSGSAYTYSYVAFGEIFAWIIGWALIMEYAIGNITVAISWSDYFCGFLSGLGIHLPQWMQMDYFTAHNGYFEAEGLMKAGTPLENLGMNVQNAYQAYLSAPVLGGFHFVADLPALLIIFIITWLVYIGIKESRNASNIMVVIKILIVIAVIIVGAFYVNPQNWDPFMPNGIGGVLKGVSAVFFAYIGFDAISTTAEECKNPQRDLPRSMMYAIIICTILYVLIALVLTGMVKYSELAVGDPLAFVFAKLHLDWMSGIIAVSAIIAMASVLLVFQLGQPRIWMSMSRDGLLPPAFSKIHPRYKTPSFSTIVVGFITAVPALFFNLTTVTDLCSIGTLFAFVLVCGGVLMIHGRKDLPPAKFKTPYINSKWILPAAIILMVVFLYRNHHDDLSSFIRNEPQAIEATDILLGMDSTQVDMLRNHVMYYHPKDYTAAGSDLVSYLKALEPEEYIKLMKQVAFPVHMIYESRWERFMHNIPMWIFTLILIIMTVLSFMKNLSLIPVLGMLSCLYMMAQIPVKNWIGFASWLVLGLFIYFLYSRKHSRLI; encoded by the coding sequence ATGTTAAAAGGTATATTCAGAAGAAAAAAAATAAGTCAAATCGGAGACGAAAGTTTGCATGACGACCACATGCATAAAGTTCTTTCCGTAAGGGATCTCACTGCATTAGGAATTGCAGCCATAGTGGGCGCAGGAATTTTTAGCACGATTGGTACAGCAGCTGCGGAAGGTGGGCCGGGTGTAGTCTTTCTGTTTTTGTTTACTGCGGTGGCCTGTGGTTTTGCAGCATTTTGTTACGCAGAATTTGCCAGCATGATTCCGGTGTCTGGGAGCGCCTACACTTATTCCTATGTTGCTTTTGGAGAAATTTTCGCCTGGATTATTGGTTGGGCATTGATCATGGAATATGCCATTGGAAACATTACAGTGGCGATTTCATGGAGTGATTACTTCTGTGGATTTCTTTCCGGCTTGGGCATTCATCTACCCCAATGGATGCAGATGGATTACTTCACTGCACATAACGGATATTTTGAAGCAGAAGGTCTGATGAAGGCCGGCACCCCATTGGAAAATTTGGGCATGAATGTCCAAAATGCTTATCAGGCTTATCTTTCGGCACCAGTATTGGGTGGATTTCATTTTGTCGCAGATCTTCCCGCATTGCTGATCATTTTTATCATTACATGGTTGGTATACATAGGGATTAAAGAATCCCGCAATGCCAGTAACATAATGGTGGTGATAAAAATACTCATCGTTATTGCGGTCATTATTGTAGGAGCATTTTATGTTAATCCGCAGAATTGGGATCCATTTATGCCAAATGGAATTGGAGGGGTTCTTAAAGGAGTGTCTGCTGTGTTTTTTGCCTACATCGGATTTGATGCCATTTCGACTACCGCAGAAGAGTGTAAGAATCCTCAGCGAGACCTACCAAGAAGTATGATGTATGCCATAATCATTTGTACCATCTTGTATGTCCTGATTGCCTTGGTGCTGACCGGAATGGTAAAGTATTCTGAACTTGCAGTGGGCGATCCATTGGCTTTTGTATTTGCAAAATTGCACCTTGATTGGATGAGTGGAATTATTGCAGTGAGTGCGATCATTGCCATGGCATCCGTATTGTTGGTATTTCAGCTTGGACAACCACGGATCTGGATGTCTATGAGTCGGGATGGATTATTACCACCGGCATTCAGCAAAATTCATCCACGATACAAGACACCTTCATTTTCTACCATCGTTGTCGGTTTTATAACAGCAGTGCCGGCCTTATTTTTTAATCTAACCACCGTCACAGATTTATGCTCCATCGGAACGCTTTTTGCTTTTGTTTTGGTTTGCGGTGGAGTTTTGATGATTCATGGACGCAAGGACTTGCCTCCGGCGAAATTTAAAACGCCATATATCAACTCTAAATGGATCTTGCCAGCCGCCATAATTTTGATGGTTGTTTTTTTGTATCGCAATCATCATGATGATCTAAGTTCATTCATCCGCAATGAACCACAAGCAATTGAGGCTACGGATATTTTATTGGGTATGGACAGTACACAAGTGGATATGCTTCGGAACCATGTGATGTATTATCATCCAAAAGATTATACCGCTGCGGGTTCTGATTTGGTTTCATATTTGAAAGCATTGGAACCGGAGGAGTACATCAAACTGATGAAGCAAGTTGCGTTTCCAGTGCACATGATTTATGAATCCCGGTGGGAGAGATTTATGCACAACATTCCCATGTGGATTTTTACCCTTATTCTGATCATCATGACTGTCTTATCATTTATGAAAAACCTTTCTCTTATACCTGTTTTGGGTATGTTGAGTTGTTTGTATATGATGGCACAGATTCCTGTCAAAAACTGGATAGGATTTGCAAGTTGGTTGGTGTTGGGTTTATTTATTTACTTTTTATACAGTAGAAAACACAGCAGATTGATTTGA